Genomic segment of Catenibacterium mitsuokai:
CCAAGTATTATTAATAGTGCTATACAGAATGATGAAATTACCCAGGAAATGACCAACAAAGTAATGACTGTCATTAATCAATATACATATCGATTACCGCAGATTACAATCAATAAAATACAGGCTGATATTAGTCAATCTGAATCTATGGCCACTTTAACAACTAAATATAGTCAGGCTATTATTAAGCAGATGGCAACAGGTGAAGAAAATAAAGAAGATATGACACCTTATATCAATAACCTGGCACAGGAATGTTTTGAGATTGTAGAAAAGGATACAGATATCACAGTACCTAGTATATTAAAGACATCACTGACTCAATTGATTTCTTCTGGTTTAGTATCTCAGGGTATTGATCAATATGTAGATGAGTTTATTAGTAAACAGTCTCCTAAGAGATTAAAGATGATACAGATCTTCTATCAGTTAACACTTGATTCTAATCGTATGATTATGGCTGGTATACTTGTTGTATTATGCTTGATTCAGTTAATTATAGATAAACTATATGGATTAACTGCATTGGGTGTAACAGGTGTATTATCCGGACTAAGTGTGAGCTTTATAATGCCACTCGCAATTAGTGAAGTCGCTGGTTCTTATTTGAATCGTACAGTGATCTTTGATCCATCTATCTTAAGAACACCAGGAATGATGATATGTGGTATATCTGTTGTAGTAGTAATAATCGCACAATTAATTATGAGAAAAACAGCTAGAAATTAATCTAGCTGCTTTTTTATTGGAATAAATAATCCTTTAAATCATATTGTAAGACACGATAGAGGAACTTACCTCCTGTTGTTTGATATGTACGTAAGAGTGTACCATCGAGGGTATAAACACTCCAGCTCATCTGTATTCCACTATCTGCAATTAATTGTCCATGAAGTTCCTGTGAGCTAGAAACATAAGGTGAATAAGCAACTTGTATAGAACTTACTAGAGAGACAGTGCGCGCATTTTCATCTACCAAATATTTATAGTAATAAGATGTACCGCTCTTCATAGTAAAGAATGCATTGGTGTAATTTGTATCATTCTGCCATTTGTAATCACTTCTAGTACTACTATAACAGTAATTATTGTTGAACATATATAGGTAGTATTGCCCTTTAGGTAATGAATTGTTTTCTTCATAAGTGACATAATGTTGTCCTGCCTGCATAGAGAAATCACTTGTTTTTGTGAGTAATTGAGATTCATAACCTGTAGAGTCCCAGAATTGTTCTGAACCAATCATATAGTCTATAGATGGATTTGTATAGATGGTATTGAGTTTAATGATTGTAGATGTTTCTCTAGAACTGATAATAAGAGAGTTATTACCTACTAAAGCTAAAGAGTAGCAGGTCTATCCTGTTGTGACCTTTTCTTCCTCTGGTTTCTTTTCTGACCATATACTTGCTTAGATCCACTCCCTTAATGGCCTCGAGGAAAGAAAGAAGTTCATCAGTTGGCGTAATTTCATAGCCAAGACCTAGTGGCAAACACATCTGAATTGAGTTATAATATGTTATGTAGTTAGGTTCATTATTTAAACATTCATTCATAACCTAATTATATCAAAAAATGCGGCACTTCTCATTTATTTGAGATGTGTCGCATTTTTCTATTTTAGAAAACTGTCATTTATTTCGAGACAGCCTCCTAAAGTTTAATCCAAATGTCATGAAACTGTTTAGAAATATCTCTACCGCCATACATAATATGAACAATATTCACAACACCATTTACTTCATTCAACAAGTAAAACACCAGATAATTATCCACAGGCAAAACTCTTAATCCCATACTGTTCCAAGGTTCTTCTTCATATAATTTATATCTCATTGGCATAAATTCTAAAGAACGTATCTCTTCCATATTATGATTTATTTGTCTACTTGCAGCTTCCGGTTGACACAAATGATATGCTATGTATTGATAAATCTCTCTTATATCATGTCTTGCTACTATAGAGTAATCTATACGAAAAGTCATAGATTAAAGTCTCTTTTCATTTCTGCTTCAACTTCATCAGCTGAATAGACTCTTCCCGCTTTTATGTCAGCGATACCTTTTTCAATTTCTGCATCAAATTGTTCTTTAGTAAGAGACTGGTATTGTAGAGGCTCAGTTCTAGGTAATTTCATTTCAAAGGGAATACCCTTTTGCAATACAATCTGTTTTAAAAACATTCCTACTGCATTCGACATCGGAATACCAAGTTGTTGTAAAATATCTTCAGCCTGTTCCTTAAGTTCAGGTTCAACACGTGCAAACACATTTGCGGTTCTTGCCATAATGATTACCTCCTTTTCTATAGTTTAGCACTTTTTGCATGCTATTAGCAATCTTTTCGCATGCTAACAGCATATTTTTAAGTATAAAAAAAGACCTGCATTATGCAAGTCTTGTATCTATTCTCATACTGCTGTTAATAACTGAGGCTTTTTCGAAGAGGAGAAGCTTCTTTTTCTTTTCTACGCCAGAAGCATAGCCTTTTAAGTTACCCTTAGAACCTACGACACGGTGTGAAGGGATGATTAACGCAATATGATTATGACCAATAGCACCACCAACTGCCTGTGCTGACATTTCTTTCTTATTGCCATATTTCGCAATAGCTTTCGCAATATCACCATAAGTAATTGTTTCACCATAAGGGATATGCTGGATAATAGTCCAGATCATTCTCTGGAATGGTGTACCCTGCATCTTAATAGGTGGACAGAAGTTAGGAACGATTCCATCAAAATATAAGTTTAACCAAGCAATTGTCTGATCAAAGACGGGTAAATCTTGTTCAATAGGTTCCTTGAGGATATCTGCATAATATTTATCATCTTCAAACCATAAACCAATAAGTGATTCACCATCACTTGCCATAGTAATATTTCCAATAGGAGACTGGTATTTCTTAATATATTCCATTATTTTTACCTCCAAAAATAAACAAAAAAAGCATTAGCGTACGCAAAAAAGAATTTCTTTTTCTACGTATAGCTAATGCTTTGTGAATGACATGCTATAAAATATTCCTTTGTTGGTTGTATTGTAACACAATTATTTCACAAGGTCAATCTTAGACTTCATCTTCCTGCCTGATTTCATCTAAGTAAATCTTGTCATCTTCTACTATAAATCGCCAGTATTCAATAAATACTTCTTTATTATCCTGAGTGACTTCATTACCTTTGATCATTCTATCTCTCATCTTACCTTCTATATAAGACCAGAAGTAATCATCACCTACTTCTACAACCATTGTTTTAAGAAGTCTGATATCAGAGAGTTCATTACGTATACCTTCATACTCCCACCAGTTGAGTTTTGTTTTCCATTGACCATAAAGAGAGGAAGAAAGATGTTGTTTAAGAGTATCCATATCTTTATCACTCCATGCATTCTGTATAGCATAATAGTAGTGAGTAACCTCCCTGTTCATCTTCATTTCTTCAAAGAATGCGTTATTCTTTTCTTTTAATTCTTTTTTCATAGCCTTATGCATAGAGATAGCTTTATATCTGCGACGATATTTTTCAAAACATGAAAGACTATATGATCCAAGAATAAATAATATAACACTAGCAGCACGATCTTCATTTGAAGCTGGATGACTCTCAGAGTGAGGTGTATGACCACTTGAGGAACTGCCGCCGCCTCCACCGCCTCCTGATCCTCCTCCCCCGCCGCCAGCTCTAGCATAGACAGGAGAAACAGAAAAACATAATATACATACAATAAATAAACATCTTATTAATCTCTTCATAAATTCCTCCTAAGAAATAAAAAATAAAACTAATATCATGAATACCATGATACATACCAAAAAGCCAAAGATACATAGTAATAAGCCTAGCCACCAAATAAGTGTTCTTTCTTTTCTAGTAATAATAGAAAAGATGAGTCCTACAAAAGAAAATACAGGGCCAAGCAGAATGATATCTGTATAAGAATAAGGAGCATGGTTGGCACTATAGAAATAGATAAAAAATGCCGCAATAAATAATAAACCACAAATAAGTGGTATAGAGTTCATTTTTTTCATAGACAAAGTATATCATAAAAAAAGAATGATAAGAAATATATCTTATCACTCTTTAACAAGTCTTATTCGTACTTAGCGACGATCTTATCGTATTCACCGTTCTTCTTTAGGTTAGCTAAACCTTTGTTGAACTTCTTTAATAATTCTTTGTTTTCACCTTTTAATACTGCGAAACCATAATATGCTGGACTTTCTTTACCACAAGGAATATCGAAGTGTAACTGACCTGTCTTAACCATATATTTTAATACTGGATAGTCTTCAAAACATGCAGCTGCTTCACCAGATTTAACTTTTTCAAACATGAATGTTGATTCTTCTACAACTTCTAGTTTGAATCCATATTTATCTTTAATAGACTGAGCATATTTTAATCCTGCAGTCGATGTTTTAGCAACTACAGTTTTACCTTTTAAATCAGCATAACCTTTAATACCTGATTTTTTTGCAACACCCATTGAAACACCTGTTTCATAATACTGGTCTGAGAAATCATATTTTTGTTTTCTTTCATCATTGATTGACATACCTGCAATAACACCATCAGCTTCACCTGATTCTAGCGCTGTACATGCAGCATCAAAACCTAATGAGTTAATTTTAATCTTGAATTTCTGATCCTTAGCAATAGCTCTGATTAAGTCCATATCGACACCAACTAATTTACCAGAATCATCTTCCATTTCAAATGGAGGATATGTTTTATCAGTCGCAATAATATAAGTCTTTTCTTCGTTCTTGCTACTAGAATTTCCTCCACAACCTACTAATGAAACTGCCATTAAACCTGCTAATACAATAGCACCGAACTTCTTCATTTTCATAATCGTTTCCTCCCTTATATATCTACACTTATGTGTTGATACCTTATAATACTTTGTTTAAGAAATCTATCGTTCTTTGTTGCTGTGGATGATTGATAACATCATATGGATTACCCTGTTCTACAATATATCCACCATCCATGAATATAACTTTAGTTCCTACTTCTCTCGCAAAGCCCATTTCATGAGTGACAACAACCATTGTCATACCTTGACTTGCAAGATCTTTCATAACAGCTAATACTTCTCCAACCATTTCTGGATCAAGCGCACTAGTTGGTTCATCAAAAAGCATAATATCAGGCTTCATTGCGAGGGCTCTCGCAATAGCAACTCTTTGTTTCTGACCACCAGATAACTGAGCTGGATAGCTGTCTGCCTTATCTTTTAGACCAACACGTTCTAATAATTGATAAGCAGTTTGTTCTGCTTCTTCTTTTGTCATCTTCTTGAGTTCAACAGGTGCAAGCATAATATTTTCTTTGACTGTCATATGTGGGAAAAGATTGAAATGTTGGAATACCATTCCGATGTTTTCTCTTTTCTTATTGATATCAAGTTTAGGATCTGTGATATCTTCACCATCAATGACAACACTACCACTTGTAATATCTTCTAGACGGTTCAAACATCTTAAGAAAGTTGATTTACCTGATCCTGAAGGACCAATCAAGCAGATAACTTCTCCTTCATTAATCTCTAAAGAAATATCTTTTAAAACCTCTAAAGAACCAAAGTTCTTCTTTAAGTTTTTGACAGAGACTTTTTTATTTGCCATAAGATAACCTCTTTTCTACAACTTTTGATACCTGTGCAAGTACTGTACAGATAAATAAATAATAACAAGCCATAAAACAATAAATGACCATCATATGAGCTGACTGCGTTGCGGCAATTGTTTTACCAACGTTAGTCAATTCTGTTAGACCAATAACAGATAATAATGAAGTATCCTTAATAGAAATAATGAACTGGTTGATGATTGAAGGTAACATCGTTCTTAAAGCCTGTGGTAAGACAATCTTTTTCATTGTTTTACCATAAGTTAAGCCAAGTGATCTGGCTGCTTCAATCTGTCCTTTGTCTACTGCTTCAATACCACCTCTGACGATTTCTGCCATATAAGCACCGGCATTAAGTGATAAGGCAACAGTACCAGCAGTAAAAGTACCCCCGATATTTAACCATCTAAATCCTGTAGGTCTTAACATCTGTCCCAAGCCAAAATATATAATCAATATTTGTACAAGCATTGGTGTACCACGAATGATATAAATATAAAGGTTGGCGATTGCCTTTAATATCTTCATGATCACTGACTTACTTTTTAAAGTATTGACTAATCCAACAATGATTCCAATAATAGTCGCAGCTATTAATGATATGATTGATAATTCAATAGTAATCACTATAGCCTGATTGAATCGACTGGCAAAAAATCCTAAGTTATCAAAAAATCCTTTCACATGAATCCCCCTTTTCTTTTATGTTTATAAATTACACCAATTCTTAATATATGTCAAAGATTTTTTATCACTGTAAAAATAAATTATTAAATTGTACTAAAAAAAGAACAAAGTGAGACTTTGTTCCTTGATTAGGCATCAAAATGATGCTTTTTGAAATATTTATAGTAAATAATAAAGAGTAGTGAGGTCGTAAACCAAGTGACTGGATAAGAGACAACAACACCTTTAATAGTTGGATAGTGTGGTGAAATGAATGTGAGCCAGGCAATACGTAGTACACATATACCTAAGCATACTAATATCATTGGTTTAATTGATTCTCCACACCCTCTCATTGTTCCTGAGAATATTTCAACACAGCAATATAAGAAATAGAATGGCATTAAGAACAGCATCAAGCTATAACACTCTTCAATAATATGTGGATCTGATGAGAACAGTCTAGTGATATAACTGCCTGTTAAGCAGAGTATTGTACTGATTGAAATGGTCATAATGAAAGCCATAGCAAGGGCTGTTCTTGCCCCCTTTTTAATACGGTCATGAAGATGGGCTCCATAATTTTGGCCTGCGAAGGTGGTGATAGCTGCACCAATAGCCGCAATCATCATCCAGAACAATGCATCTATTTTTACATAAACTGACCATGAAGCGATTGTTCGTGTACCAAAAGCATTGATATGACTCTGTAAGACAATGTTTGAGATACTATACATTGTAGATTGGATACCCGCAGGAGCACCAATCATAATAATCTTCTTTAATACAGGTAGATGAAATTTCATTTTTGATAATGTAAGCTTGTAGACTTCATTTGTACGCATTAATTGAATAGTGACAAGTATGGCACAGACAAATTGTGCAATAACTGTCGCAATGGCTGCCCCAGCAATACCTTGATGGAAGATGACTACAAAGATAAAGTCGAATACAACATTCACAATACTACATACAATTAAGTAATAGAGTGGTCTTTTACTGTCACCTACTGCTCTTAAGATTCCTGCACCGATGTTGTAGATTGCACCTGGAATCATACATAAGAAGTAAAGCTGCATATAGAGAGTGGCATCATTCAATATATCATGTGGTGTACCAATAGCATCTAGACATTGATATGAGAAAAATAAGCCAAAAAGCATCATGATTATTCCACTGACAATTGCAAGGATATAAGAAGTATGCACTGCCTGATGGATTTTCTTATTATTTTGTGCACCATAGTATTGGGCGATGACTACGGAAGCACCTGTAGATAAGCCTACATAGAAATTAACAATTAAATTCGTTAAGTTTCCTGTTGAACCGACTGCAGCAAGTGCGCTTGTCCCACAAGCTTGTCCAACAATAATTGTATCAACAGTGTTATATAACTGTTGGAAAAAACTTCCTATAAGAATAGGAAAAAAGAAAAAAAGCAACTGTTTCCAGATAACTCCCTTAGTGAAATCTTGTGTCTGATTCATGTTATTCCCTCCTAAAAGATTAATACATGATATCATAGAAAGAGAATAAAAGATATCTTGTTGTTTACTCTTTTAATCAAAGAAAATTCACTTAAAATAGAAAGAGAGGTGAAGCCCATGATACTAGATATATCACAGGAAAATAAGTATACAGAGACTGAAAAAGAAGTGATTGATTATTTAATGAATCACTTGGATTTATTAGAAGAGTTGTCTATTAATGATCTTGCGAAAAAGACTTATACTTCTAATGCGACTATTATTAGATTATGCCGTAAGACAGGTTATAGTGGATATAAGGCTTTAAAGGTAGATTTAATTAAAGAAAGAGAAGCGAATAAATATATTGTAGAGAGTGTGGATTATACGACACCTTTTCAGTTTAATGAAACGACAGAAGAGATTATGAAGAATATGTTTTCTTTGTATCAGGAGAGTATTAAGCAGGTGTATTCAAGTCTAGATATAGATGTACTCAAGTCTATAGCACATGAGATTATTCATAAGAAACGTATCTTTTTGTTTAGTTATGGGGATACACAAACTACAGTGATTAATTTTACGAATAAGCTTGTAAAGGTGAATATATTCCCTACTCTTGCGACTCAATTTGGAGAAGAGAGACATATTTCTAAACGTATGAACAAGGATGATTATGCACTTATTATCAGTTATAGAGGACAGGAAAGACTTCTAGAGTGTGTACAGACATTGAGCAGGAATCATGTGAAAATTGGACTTATTACTGCGAATAAGAAGAATTCATTAATGGCTTATTGTGATGATTTGATTATGATTCCTGATTGTGAGAAAGAGAATAGAATTAGTACATTCTATTCACAATTAGCTTTTCAGTATGTGTTAAGTAATCTTTATGCGATTATTTATCATCAGGTGAATGATTGAACTTTTAGTTCACTCAATTCTATCAATAAACAAGAATAAGAGAACGTTTGTTTCTATACATATGAAAACTGTTTCATTGTAAGATGATTTGTGATAGAAATGAATCAGGTGATGAACGTGAATAAAGAAGATGTATTAAAGTTAGAGGAAGAATTAAGTTTTGATCATTTTGATGCAGAAGATGCGTATTGTATTGGGAATGAAATAGTAAAGAAAACAAGTAAACCAGTACGTATTAGAATCGTATTAGATGGAGATATTGTGTTCCAGTATTTGATGCCTGGCAAAAAGGGCGTAGAATGGCTCGATAGAAAGCAGAATACAGTGGAACGATATCACCATAGCACTTATTATGTGTTTCTAGATCAAGAAGAAAGACATGTATATGATGAGAATGATTCTACTATCGCAATATGTGGAGGAGGTTTTCCACTTTTTATAAAAGGTGAATTACGTGGATGTGTGATTGCATCAGGACTTGCCCATGATGAAGATCACCACTTAATTATAGATGTACTAGGAGGATATAAGAATGAAGGTATTTGCGACTGATTTAGATGGTACTTTAGTTCATAATAAAAAAGTAACAGAAACAGATAGAGAGGCCATTGCAGCTTTTCAAAAAGAGAATCTATTTGGTGTCTGTACAGGAAGACCACTGAGCTGTTTATATGATGTAGAGGGTATTCCTTTTGATTTCTATATTATGTGTACAGGTGCACTATTATTAGATAAGGATAGACATGTGATTGAGGAACACCTTTTAGATAAAGAACTTGTGAGGGATATATATAATCATTATAGAGACTACTCTAACATTATTGTACAGACAGAAAGTGAATCTCATTTCTATTTTACTGATTTTATTGATTTTCCTACTTTTACTATGATTAAGGATTTTGAAGAAATCAAGGATTCAAAGTTCTATAGTATTTCTTTAGTTTTTAATACCAATGAAGAAGCAGCAACATTTGTATCAGATGTGCATGATAGATACCCTATGGTATCTGGTTATCAGAATACGAATGTAATTGATATTGTATCAAAGGGTATTTCTAAAGGAACAGGTGTAAAGGCTATTAAAAAACATTTTAATGCGGATAAGATGCTTGGTATTGGTGATTCCTATAATGATTTACCTTTGTTTAAGGCAAGTGATTATAGTTTTACTTTCCATAGTTCTCCTGATAGTGTAAAGGAACAAGTCAATGAAGTAGTAAGCAGTGTCAGTGAAGCCATCTATAAAGTAATATAGGCAGAGACGGGTGTCTCTGCCTTATTTATTTCATTTCTTCTAATTGAATATTGGATACTTTAACTGATCCGTTCTGATAACGTAATACCTGGATCACTACTTTAGATTCAGAGTGTACTTTTCCTACTGTAAATACTAGTTCCCCTTTTGTATTTGTAGAATAAGACAACTTCTTATTACTATATTTACCATCATGTCCTTGAATCATAAGATCTACATTACAGCCATCGGATTCAATATCACAAGTAAGTTTATATGTCTTACCTGTTTCTACAGATACCTTCTGGGAGATTGTATCTGTATCACATCCTGAAGTAAGAATAGCTTTTCCTAATGAAATAGAAGCACTACCACCTAGTGTCCAATAAGAATTACCTTGTGTAAAGGTGCCATTATTTAATAATCCTGAAACAGGAATTTCTGGAATCTCTGGCTGATCTGGTGTGATTTCTTCTTTTCCTTCTTTTAAGACAATAGAATCCAAATAGACAGGATTGTTGTTTGATTGATATCTGACTACTTCAGCATATAATTCTACTTCCTTGATATGCTTTGCGGTAGTGAATGTAAGAGTCATTGTACCTGATTTATTGAATGTCTGATGAATATTTGTATAACGACCATTATAATCTCTGATACCAACATCAATATTAGTACCACTAGAAATGACATTAGCCGTTAATGTATATGTTTTGCCACCTTCTACACTGATTTTCTGTGATAATCCATCTGTATCTGAACCAGAAGCAAGCACAGCATGTCCGTTTTCAATAATAGTGCTTCCTGATAACTTCCAGTTCTTATCTCCTTCATCAAATTCACCATTAGCTACTAATTGAAAGACGTCTGGTTTTGGTGTAGGTGTAGGAATCACTGTAGAAGCTTTACCACTTGTTACCTTGATATTATCTACCTTAACAGGTGCGCCCTGCTGATAACGTAATACCTGTGCATAAGCCTCCATCTGCTGTGAAGAACCTGCATCTGTCACAAATGATACTTCTACATGTCCAGATTTATTAAATGTCTGAGATGAGTTGAATGTACCATTTTTCTTTCTTGCACCGATAGTTACTTCTGTACCATCTGTTTCAATATCAGCACTGATTGTATAAGTCATACGCTGTTTAATATCAATAAGCTGTGAGATGGTATCCGTTTTAGAACCTGAAGAAAGTACAGCTTTTTCGTTTAATACAGCGGCATCTCCAGATAGAGTCCAGGCTGTTTTACCTTCTGAGAAGTCACCATTAATAATATGATTGTATTTT
This window contains:
- a CDS encoding aryl-sulfate sulfotransferase; this translates as MISSRETSTIIKLNTIYTNPSIDYMIGSEQFWDSTGYESQLLTKTSDFSMQAGQHYVTYEENNSLPKGQYYLYMFNNNYCYSSTRSDYKWQNDTNYTNAFFTMKSGTSYYYKYLVDENARTVSLVSSIQVAYSPYVSSSQELHGQLIADSGIQMSWSVYTLDGTLLRTYQTTGGKFLYRVLQYDLKDYLFQ
- a CDS encoding type II toxin-antitoxin system RelE/ParE family toxin, whose product is MTFRIDYSIVARHDIREIYQYIAYHLCQPEAASRQINHNMEEIRSLEFMPMRYKLYEEEPWNSMGLRVLPVDNYLVFYLLNEVNGVVNIVHIMYGGRDISKQFHDIWIKL
- a CDS encoding type II toxin-antitoxin system RelB/DinJ family antitoxin, giving the protein MARTANVFARVEPELKEQAEDILQQLGIPMSNAVGMFLKQIVLQKGIPFEMKLPRTEPLQYQSLTKEQFDAEIEKGIADIKAGRVYSADEVEAEMKRDFNL
- a CDS encoding methylated-DNA--[protein]-cysteine S-methyltransferase, which gives rise to MEYIKKYQSPIGNITMASDGESLIGLWFEDDKYYADILKEPIEQDLPVFDQTIAWLNLYFDGIVPNFCPPIKMQGTPFQRMIWTIIQHIPYGETITYGDIAKAIAKYGNKKEMSAQAVGGAIGHNHIALIIPSHRVVGSKGNLKGYASGVEKKKKLLLFEKASVINSSMRIDTRLA
- a CDS encoding Tim44 domain-containing protein, with translation MKRLIRCLFIVCILCFSVSPVYARAGGGGGGSGGGGGGGSSSSGHTPHSESHPASNEDRAASVILFILGSYSLSCFEKYRRRYKAISMHKAMKKELKEKNNAFFEEMKMNREVTHYYYAIQNAWSDKDMDTLKQHLSSSLYGQWKTKLNWWEYEGIRNELSDIRLLKTMVVEVGDDYFWSYIEGKMRDRMIKGNEVTQDNKEVFIEYWRFIVEDDKIYLDEIRQEDEV
- a CDS encoding transporter substrate-binding domain-containing protein, with the translated sequence MKMKKFGAIVLAGLMAVSLVGCGGNSSSKNEEKTYIIATDKTYPPFEMEDDSGKLVGVDMDLIRAIAKDQKFKIKINSLGFDAACTALESGEADGVIAGMSINDERKQKYDFSDQYYETGVSMGVAKKSGIKGYADLKGKTVVAKTSTAGLKYAQSIKDKYGFKLEVVEESTFMFEKVKSGEAAACFEDYPVLKYMVKTGQLHFDIPCGKESPAYYGFAVLKGENKELLKKFNKGLANLKKNGEYDKIVAKYE
- a CDS encoding amino acid ABC transporter ATP-binding protein, translating into MANKKVSVKNLKKNFGSLEVLKDISLEINEGEVICLIGPSGSGKSTFLRCLNRLEDITSGSVVIDGEDITDPKLDINKKRENIGMVFQHFNLFPHMTVKENIMLAPVELKKMTKEEAEQTAYQLLERVGLKDKADSYPAQLSGGQKQRVAIARALAMKPDIMLFDEPTSALDPEMVGEVLAVMKDLASQGMTMVVVTHEMGFAREVGTKVIFMDGGYIVEQGNPYDVINHPQQQRTIDFLNKVL
- a CDS encoding amino acid ABC transporter permease — translated: MKGFFDNLGFFASRFNQAIVITIELSIISLIAATIIGIIVGLVNTLKSKSVIMKILKAIANLYIYIIRGTPMLVQILIIYFGLGQMLRPTGFRWLNIGGTFTAGTVALSLNAGAYMAEIVRGGIEAVDKGQIEAARSLGLTYGKTMKKIVLPQALRTMLPSIINQFIISIKDTSLLSVIGLTELTNVGKTIAATQSAHMMVIYCFMACYYLFICTVLAQVSKVVEKRLSYGK
- a CDS encoding MATE family efflux transporter, giving the protein MNQTQDFTKGVIWKQLLFFFFPILIGSFFQQLYNTVDTIIVGQACGTSALAAVGSTGNLTNLIVNFYVGLSTGASVVIAQYYGAQNNKKIHQAVHTSYILAIVSGIIMMLFGLFFSYQCLDAIGTPHDILNDATLYMQLYFLCMIPGAIYNIGAGILRAVGDSKRPLYYLIVCSIVNVVFDFIFVVIFHQGIAGAAIATVIAQFVCAILVTIQLMRTNEVYKLTLSKMKFHLPVLKKIIMIGAPAGIQSTMYSISNIVLQSHINAFGTRTIASWSVYVKIDALFWMMIAAIGAAITTFAGQNYGAHLHDRIKKGARTALAMAFIMTISISTILCLTGSYITRLFSSDPHIIEECYSLMLFLMPFYFLYCCVEIFSGTMRGCGESIKPMILVCLGICVLRIAWLTFISPHYPTIKGVVVSYPVTWFTTSLLFIIYYKYFKKHHFDA
- a CDS encoding MurR/RpiR family transcriptional regulator; translated protein: MILDISQENKYTETEKEVIDYLMNHLDLLEELSINDLAKKTYTSNATIIRLCRKTGYSGYKALKVDLIKEREANKYIVESVDYTTPFQFNETTEEIMKNMFSLYQESIKQVYSSLDIDVLKSIAHEIIHKKRIFLFSYGDTQTTVINFTNKLVKVNIFPTLATQFGEERHISKRMNKDDYALIISYRGQERLLECVQTLSRNHVKIGLITANKKNSLMAYCDDLIMIPDCEKENRISTFYSQLAFQYVLSNLYAIIYHQVND
- a CDS encoding heme-binding protein gives rise to the protein MNKEDVLKLEEELSFDHFDAEDAYCIGNEIVKKTSKPVRIRIVLDGDIVFQYLMPGKKGVEWLDRKQNTVERYHHSTYYVFLDQEERHVYDENDSTIAICGGGFPLFIKGELRGCVIASGLAHDEDHHLIIDVLGGYKNEGICD
- a CDS encoding HAD-IIB family hydrolase translates to MKVFATDLDGTLVHNKKVTETDREAIAAFQKENLFGVCTGRPLSCLYDVEGIPFDFYIMCTGALLLDKDRHVIEEHLLDKELVRDIYNHYRDYSNIIVQTESESHFYFTDFIDFPTFTMIKDFEEIKDSKFYSISLVFNTNEEAATFVSDVHDRYPMVSGYQNTNVIDIVSKGISKGTGVKAIKKHFNADKMLGIGDSYNDLPLFKASDYSFTFHSSPDSVKEQVNEVVSSVSEAIYKVI
- a CDS encoding family 16 glycosylhydrolase, producing the protein MKHKGKKIFAALVASTMICSAPVYAANNTTDVFYDDFSGTTLDTNKWLIADKSWGGNNGGVVPENVSVSNGTLKLEGHGNKYKGNVKGHNQPTGIRTGAAIATRNYYSSGSYEVVAKVAPELGACSAIWTFEYEEYYPGDPEYEASGKTGQYYAVNHEIDIELPTANATHKTPSFEAARFNTFTTENGYSMKEDLPYAVDDGKFHTYRFDWHTGSDTEEKRVDYYVDDIYMCTSRTQVPSNAGRFWIGLWFPTSIDADKDGICETGWTGTADFDTTVFEIDSVKIEPYHESGDTPQKESFPYDGWAIDSFPELIDQEKYNHIINGDFSEGKTAWTLSGDAAVLNEKAVLSSGSKTDTISQLIDIKQRMTYTISADIETDGTEVTIGARKKNGTFNSSQTFNKSGHVEVSFVTDAGSSQQMEAYAQVLRYQQGAPVKVDNIKVTSGKASTVIPTPTPKPDVFQLVANGEFDEGDKNWKLSGSTIIENGHAVLASGSDTDGLSQKISVEGGKTYTLTANVISSGTNIDVGIRDYNGRYTNIHQTFNKSGTMTLTFTTAKHIKEVELYAEVVRYQSNNNPVYLDSIVLKEGKEEITPDQPEIPEIPVSGLLNNGTFTQGNSYWTLGGSASISLGKAILTSGCDTDTISQKVSVETGKTYKLTCDIESDGCNVDLMIQGHDGKYSNKKLSYSTNTKGELVFTVGKVHSESKVVIQVLRYQNGSVKVSNIQLEEMK